Within the Candidatus Lokiarchaeota archaeon genome, the region AACCACTAGCACAACCACTCCAACAACATCTCCGTCAGGCTTTGATCCAATGATGTTGGGTCTAGCTGGTGTTGTAGTTGCGGGTGTTGTAGTCGTAATCATCCTGTTCTGGGTGAAAAAGAGAAACTAAATCACAGATAGAACACACAAGCCGGCTTAGAAGGCCGGCTCTTTCTTTTTTTTGTAGCCAAATACCACAAAGTTACCGTTCTCTTTTGAGATCCATACTGCTACGCGAAACTGATAAATTCTCAGAGACCATTTTATTGTGAATCTAGGTAATGAATCAATGAAGATGGGATTCTTACACATAGTAATGTATACATAATAATGTATATAACGCCATAGAACAAGTATGTACAAGAAATGATTCAGTCGCAGAATGGCAATAATGAGTCTCGTATTGGACTTCCTGAAGCAATGGATAGAGTACTAAATACCTTGAGTGAGGGTGTATCATACTCCATTTCGAAACTATCAAGGAAGACAGGACTTGATAGGAGAACCGTTGACAAGGTAATCGACATTCTTCTCGATGTACAGAAGACTCTGAAAAAGAAGACCCTGACAAAGAAGAAAGCAGGACGAAGTTATGCCATTAAGCTGCGAAATGGAATCGAGCACGCTAAAGAGCGGTTTTCGGGTTTACGGAGAAAATCGGAGGAGGAATAACCTGATGTCGATTCGAAACGGAATCGTGATGACTGCCTGTATGGTGTTTCTTGGTGCGGCAACAACCCATATCCTCTACCGGTCACACGGGCTTGCTGTCGGCATACAGATAATGGCAACCTTAGCTATTGCCATTACAGGAGAACACTACGTATCTGGTCAAGGATACTATCAGTATACTCCCACCAACGGCATTTTCATAGGGCGGGTACCAGTATGGATTCCCTTCATGTGGCTAGTGATTATCCAATCAGCTTACCTCATCGCCTCATCATTTGGCATGTCAGGGATGACAGGCGCATTGTCTGCTGGCATTATTGGAATGCTTTGTGATATGATCTTCATTGAACCAGTGTTATGTAGAATGGGTGGATTGTGGGAATGGAAATCTGTTCCAAACGGTTACTTCAGCTTCGTTCCTGCTACACTAAACCGCTTGATTGCACCGTTCGGGAACTACTTCGTTTGGTTTCTGTTCCCGTTTCTGATGGGAAGCCTTCTTGAAGCAAGTCATCTCATAGCTTTCTGATTAGGTAGGTTGTCTACAAAAGGAAGCTAGAGAAACATTATCTGGAATGACTCTCAATTACCTGTTTGAGCCAATCTAATGCCTGGAGAAAATCGAGCCAAGATTCCTCATGAACTCCGCCTTCCGGCTCCAAAGTAAGAGGGTCGGCGTATTTCCATCTCTGGAGTACAAGTTGAATTACCTCTTCAAAGGAATAGGGTGCGTCAGGTAATGTCCATAGCGTTCCGCTCAAGTGGCCACGAATATGGATATTGACAATCTTTTCTTTGAGTCTCTCAAAGTTGCTCAGTTCGTCATACATTGCGGCCCATCTGGTGTCAAGGGTAATCCAGTCGAAGTTCTCAACTAGTGACGCGGGAGTACAAGACCCAAGATGTGTTGGCACATTCTCGACAGAAGCCAATATACCAGAAAATCGTGCAGATTCCTCAGCGAGAATAGATTCGATTTTCGTAGGATTGAAAGCCTCACTATAGGTATTCCATGCATGGAAAACGGTGACACTAGCCCCAACTCGCTTGGCAAGCTCAAGGGTATCTCGAATCATCTGTCGACCATGCTCAATTTCTCCTGCATCACCACAGAGGTAAATGCCAACATCCCTGTTAGCATGGACAGACCGTATGGGTACGCCAGAATCAAGAAGAGTCTCAGCTAATGAATCAACCCCGTAACCATAACTCTCCTGCCAAGGTTGGTGTCGAGATCCGGATGTATGTTCAGCCCGTGGTGGACGTGTTTCATCCCATTCAGCTAACCATTGAAACTCGAAGGTATCCACAGCTGCTTTGTTCCATAGCTTTTCCATAACACGTAGAGTCGCATCCAAATCGTAATAGTCGGCGCCCTCGAAAGCGGGCAATGGAGCTGAAGTTATCGACAGTCTGTTCAATGATCAAGCCTCGATAGTTGAAGATATGTTTTGAAGCCAGTATTTGCTTGAGTGTATAAGTACTAAGTCGTAACGCAATAATCACGAGTTTTGGAGCAAAGACTATTTCTTCTTTTCAACGTAATGGTGAGGAACCAAAGCATTAATTTCGATGAACTTGACCACATGTCGAATGGCGAAAAGCGGTTAGAGTGAGGTTCGATTAGTATGGCGTTGACGAATAGCACGTTACTGGTGCTCGGGCAACTGCTGAAAAAGGGTCCAATGCCCCCCAAGGAAATTTCAGAGAAAGCTGGTGTTGCCCCTCGTACTGTTTCAAATGCCCTCCGCGAGCTAATGGATAAAGAGCTATGTGGTAAGATGCCCAACTTGCAAGATATGCGAAGCCCACTGTATTACGCCAACAAAGACAGAATCAGAGAAAGGTATGGTAAGCCTGATGTTTGGTTATCCCAGTTGACATCTAGGCTCAAGGGTATGTAACTTAGACCCTCAACATAGTTGCCTACTCGATCCATCTGAAGTGAAAGGGGGATTATGTGTCGCCGAAACTAACGAAAGATGAAGTCGTTAAAATCGGGAAATTCATGACCTACCTTCTGCGTCATCATCCCGAAGCAGAGGATCTTGAAATAGATAGGGACGGGGGATGGGTCTCAGTTGATGCTCTTTTGGAGGTTCTCAATATCTCGCTTGAGGAACTTGAGGAAATTGTCAGACGAGATGACAAGGGCCGATTTTCATTTCAAAGGGATTCCCATAATCGAATCCGAGCCAACTACGGGCATAGCATAGAAGTGAACTTGGGTTTGGAAGAAATTGAGCCTCCTGATTTGCTCTATCATGGAACCGCAAAGAGAAAATTGAGTCAAATTCTTGAATCCGGTATCAAGAAAATGAACCGGCGATATGTTCATCTGTCAAAAGATGTTGTATCAGCCAAGAAGGTAGGACAAAGACATGGGGAGCCAGCAATTGTCGTTATTGAAGCAGAGAAAATGTATGAAGACGGGAAGAAATTCTTCCTTTCGGGTGATGAAACCTATCTGACGGAATATGTGCACCCACAATATTTCAAACAGATAGAGAAGTGACATTCATCTGGTGCAGGTACAAAGAGCATTACTCCACTGAAGAGCGTATCAGGTTTAGATACTTTTCAACGGGAAATACCCATGTATTTTTCTCCGCATCGAAGAGGTCAAAGACACTTTGATGTTCACCGCTCTTTCTCTCAATCAGCGCTTGATACTGGAGGAAATATGATGTGAGATACGGCCGCAAATCACGAAGTCGCTGCATGAAATGTTTCAGAATCTCACTTGAGATGGCCATTTTGAGACAGTGTTTATTCATTGACTCAGAAGAAACTCCGATGAGGAAAGGTAGCTCAGAAATTTTTGCCAAGACTGCTTGGGGTTGTTCTCTGATCTCGATATAGAGTGTAATATAGATTGGATCACCAACAGGAGTGTATGCTGGCTTGTATCCTTTGATGATTCCCTCATCCTCCATTCTTCGTATTCGTGCTGAGACAGACCCTTCGGAAATTCCAATCTCTCTTGCCAGCTTTCGCTGAGTGATTCTACTGTTTTGCAGCATCTTCTCAAGTATCATAACATCCTGATAATCAAACTGAGCTATTCCCGTAGCTTCAGTAAAATTGAGCTTCCGGCGAGTACTTTCCATATCAGTATTGCTCAACTCCCCAGGCCAACTATTCCAATTCCAGTTCAAGCTGTTGTCCGAGGATATGTTCTTGAAGTCGGTTTGTTTCAGTTCATAATCAACGATATCGAGAATATGAAAGTCCCGGATAAGGCCGGCATCTAACATCTCA harbors:
- a CDS encoding MarR family transcriptional regulator; the encoded protein is MALTNSTLLVLGQLLKKGPMPPKEISEKAGVAPRTVSNALRELMDKELCGKMPNLQDMRSPLYYANKDRIRERYGKPDVWLSQLTSRLKGM
- a CDS encoding RNA--NAD 2'-phosphotransferase — translated: MTYLLRHHPEAEDLEIDRDGGWVSVDALLEVLNISLEELEEIVRRDDKGRFSFQRDSHNRIRANYGHSIEVNLGLEEIEPPDLLYHGTAKRKLSQILESGIKKMNRRYVHLSKDVVSAKKVGQRHGEPAIVVIEAEKMYEDGKKFFLSGDETYLTEYVHPQYFKQIEK
- a CDS encoding winged helix-turn-helix transcriptional regulator, which gives rise to MSRVDIDQTDLDIMAALDDLGAKASAREIYNYLETLYERRESDDDVPKPRTIRYRLKQLYEKELLHSPRIMTHERKLGLGEHIIELEEVPLKTDNLLRIIEQIPSFYWWTAVYGKYNGYQIHAMYPLTMQHLNKMLLDEMLDAGLIRDFHILDIVDYELKQTDFKNISSDNSLNWNWNSWPGELSNTDMESTRRKLNFTEATGIAQFDYQDVMILEKMLQNSRITQRKLAREIGISEGSVSARIRRMEDEGIIKGYKPAYTPVGDPIYITLYIEIREQPQAVLAKISELPFLIGVSSESMNKHCLKMAISSEILKHFMQRLRDLRPYLTSYFLQYQALIERKSGEHQSVFDLFDAEKNTWVFPVEKYLNLIRSSVE
- a CDS encoding carotenoid biosynthesis protein, translating into MPLSCEMESSTLKSGFRVYGENRRRNNLMSIRNGIVMTACMVFLGAATTHILYRSHGLAVGIQIMATLAIAITGEHYVSGQGYYQYTPTNGIFIGRVPVWIPFMWLVIIQSAYLIASSFGMSGMTGALSAGIIGMLCDMIFIEPVLCRMGGLWEWKSVPNGYFSFVPATLNRLIAPFGNYFVWFLFPFLMGSLLEASHLIAF